The Salvelinus fontinalis isolate EN_2023a chromosome 39, ASM2944872v1, whole genome shotgun sequence genome has a window encoding:
- the LOC129838402 gene encoding achaete-scute homolog 4-like, which yields MSDHKKGLFERMPYVRPIALGLSMDHQIAHYKDTRGLPFPLDTTTYLDPVYGQRFAGSLSYFPFHRHIDVYDYSFEPAFIRKRNERERQRVRCVNEGYARLREHLPQEFEDKRLSKVETLRAAIYYIKHLQSLLDVNVSSGGGIVEMSAGEMRSRAPVPKMTECYSDGESKNSDSGELRF from the coding sequence ATGTCGGACCACAAGAAGGGATTATTTGAGCGCATGCCATATGTCAGACCCATAGCGCTCGGCCTCTCCATGGATCACCAGATAGCGCATTACAAGGACACGCGTGGACTGCCCTTTCCCCTGGACACAACAACCTACCTGGATCCTGTGTACGGTCAGAGATTCGCAGGGAGTCTCTCGTATTTCCCATTCCACAGGCACATCGATGTATATGACTATTCATTCGAACCAGCGTTCATTCGAAAAAGGAACGAAAGGGAACGGCAGCGGGTGCGCTGCGTAAACGAGGGTTACGCACGGCTCCGGGAGCATCTTCCCCAAGAGTTCGAGGACAAAAGACTCAGCAAAGTGGAGACACTTCGTGCTGCAATATACTACATTAAACACTTGCAGAGTCTGTTAGATGTCAACGTGTCCAGTGGTGGTGGGATAGTTGAAATGTCAGCTGGAGAGATGCGCAGCCGTGCGCCCGTTCCAAAGATGACAGAATGCTACAGCGACGGCGAGTCAAAGAACAGCGACAGTGGAGAGTTGCGTTTCTAG